In one Pseudomonadales bacterium genomic region, the following are encoded:
- the cadR gene encoding Cd(II)/Pb(II)-responsive transcriptional regulator: MKIGELSKVTGCSVQTIRHYEKEHLIASVERSEGNFRLYDEAAVEQLLFIKHCRSLDLSLPEIRQLLALNRSPGAQCDDVNRMMDRHIEQVEARIQELTKLNEQLRMLRRSCSNRRTVEQCGILRNLSATPVSSG, translated from the coding sequence ATGAAAATCGGCGAACTGTCGAAAGTGACTGGCTGCTCCGTGCAAACCATCCGGCATTATGAAAAGGAACATTTGATTGCCTCTGTAGAACGCAGTGAAGGTAATTTTCGCCTGTACGATGAAGCTGCCGTTGAGCAATTATTGTTTATCAAACACTGTCGGAGCCTGGATCTCAGTTTGCCGGAGATCCGGCAGCTTTTGGCTTTAAACCGTTCTCCAGGCGCGCAATGTGATGATGTGAATCGGATGATGGATAGGCATATCGAGCAGGTGGAGGCGCGTATCCAGGAACTCACCAAACTGAACGAGCAACTGAGAATGCTGCGCCGCAGCTGTTCAAACCGTCGGACAGTCGAGCAGTGCGGCATATTGCGGAATTTGTCGGCTACTCCGGTTTCGAGCGGGTGA
- a CDS encoding cation transporter, translating into MSDPCNDGCQSAKVANVPASGIANTDTAFQHGYVSDYRVPKMDCPSEEGMIRMALDSIEPRVLLEFDTPNRKVRVFHGDNGATIEERMRSLGLGATLEKTTPVGEEDLVLAREKEEATAQVEAGILKWLLAINGVMFVVELTVGWLAQSTGLIADSLDMFADAAVYGVALYAVGHSVRMKLRAAHLSGWLQIILALGALSEVVRRLLFGSEPISSLMMGFGLVALAANVVCLLLIAKSRDSGAHMKASWIFSANDVIANLGVILAGILVAWTGSRYPDLLIGTMIALIVLRGAQRILQLKS; encoded by the coding sequence ATGTCTGACCCGTGCAATGACGGCTGCCAGAGTGCGAAGGTTGCCAATGTCCCCGCCTCTGGGATAGCGAATACTGATACGGCTTTTCAACATGGCTATGTCAGTGACTACCGGGTACCAAAAATGGACTGCCCGTCGGAAGAGGGGATGATTCGCATGGCCCTGGACAGTATTGAGCCCCGCGTTTTACTGGAGTTCGATACACCGAATCGGAAAGTGCGTGTTTTCCATGGTGACAATGGGGCTACCATCGAGGAAAGGATGCGCTCCCTGGGGCTGGGTGCCACGCTCGAAAAAACCACCCCGGTGGGGGAAGAGGATCTAGTCCTGGCCAGGGAGAAGGAAGAGGCAACCGCCCAGGTCGAAGCCGGTATACTGAAGTGGTTGCTGGCCATCAACGGCGTTATGTTCGTGGTTGAACTGACAGTAGGCTGGCTGGCGCAATCCACTGGCTTGATCGCGGATTCTTTGGACATGTTTGCTGATGCCGCCGTCTACGGCGTGGCACTATATGCCGTTGGACACAGTGTGCGGATGAAGCTGCGCGCGGCGCATTTGTCAGGCTGGCTTCAGATCATTCTCGCCCTCGGTGCTTTGAGTGAAGTGGTAAGGCGGCTATTGTTCGGAAGTGAGCCCATTTCCAGCCTGATGATGGGCTTCGGGCTCGTGGCTCTCGCGGCAAATGTGGTGTGTCTGCTGTTGATTGCCAAAAGTCGGGATAGCGGCGCGCACATGAAGGCCAGCTGGATTTTCTCCGCCAATGACGTGATTGCCAATTTGGGTGTTATTTTGGCGGGAATATTGGTTGCCTGGACAGGATCCAGATATCCCGACCTCCTTATCGGTACGATGATTGCGCTTATTGTATTACGGGGAGCACAACGCATACTACAATTAAAATCCTGA
- a CDS encoding cation transporter — protein sequence MSHDHVHMPAETKDKRVAIAIWANGILTLAQIGGGIFAGSLALIADALHNFSDMASLFIALAAQKIARRPADARMTFGYGRIEIVAALINYTTLIIIGFYLIYEGGMRIIDPPEVKGWWVVWLGGIALAVDALTALLTYSMQKDSVNIRALFLHNLSDTLASVAVVIGGTLILLYDMRWVDPAITIGIAGYILYLGLTEIGGTIRTLMLGSPVDIDTDAVIVALSNIEGVIDIHHVHFWQMGEHDASLEAHVIIEESAWDQLENIKYRIKQALAQEFNISHSTLEFEHPDHVHKDTHTYGHG from the coding sequence ATGAGTCACGACCATGTGCATATGCCCGCTGAGACCAAGGATAAGCGCGTTGCTATCGCCATCTGGGCGAACGGGATCCTGACCCTGGCTCAGATTGGAGGAGGTATCTTCGCTGGCAGTCTCGCCCTTATCGCAGACGCCTTGCATAACTTCTCTGACATGGCATCACTCTTCATCGCGCTGGCGGCGCAAAAAATTGCGCGCCGCCCGGCTGACGCAAGGATGACCTTTGGCTACGGACGCATTGAAATCGTTGCAGCCCTCATCAATTACACTACCTTGATCATTATCGGGTTCTACCTGATTTACGAAGGTGGCATGCGGATAATCGATCCTCCAGAGGTAAAGGGCTGGTGGGTCGTCTGGCTCGGTGGTATCGCCCTGGCCGTGGACGCATTGACAGCGTTGCTCACCTATTCAATGCAAAAAGACAGCGTCAATATCCGCGCACTGTTTCTTCACAATCTGTCGGATACACTGGCGTCGGTCGCCGTGGTCATTGGCGGAACCCTTATTTTACTCTACGACATGCGCTGGGTTGATCCTGCCATCACCATCGGCATCGCGGGCTACATTCTCTACCTGGGTCTGACAGAAATCGGCGGTACCATCAGAACCCTCATGCTGGGCAGCCCGGTGGACATCGATACCGATGCCGTCATTGTTGCCCTGTCCAACATCGAAGGCGTTATCGATATTCATCACGTGCATTTTTGGCAGATGGGCGAACACGATGCCTCGCTGGAAGCTCATGTGATTATCGAGGAAAGTGCATGGGATCAACTTGAGAACATCAAGTACAGGATAAAACAGGCTCTGGCGCAGGAATTCAATATCAGTCATTCGACACTGGAATTCGAACACCCGGACCACGTGCACAAGGATACCCACACCTATGGGCATGGTTAA